The following proteins are co-located in the Solanum pennellii chromosome 8, SPENNV200 genome:
- the LOC107028339 gene encoding uncharacterized protein At4g33100 yields the protein MGIFKEKKNASGLATSPCAQLREAYHNCFNRWYSDKFLKGEWNKEECVIEWKKYRDCLSQHLDDKHLSRFLEADGANQNDSKSSAGAPK from the exons ATGGGAATCTTCAAGGAGAAGAAAAATGCATCTGGGTTAGCTACTTCACCTTGTGCTCAACTCAGAGAGGCTTACCATAATTGCTTCAACAG GTGGTATTCTGACAAATTCTTGAAGGGTGAGTGGAATAAAGAGGAGTGTGTTATAGAGTGGAAGAAATACAGAGATTGTCTATCT caaCATCTGGATGATAAGCATTTAAGTAGATTCTTGGAAGCTGATGGTGCTAATCAAAATGATTCAAAGAGCTCTGCTGGTGCTCCCAAGTAA